The following proteins are co-located in the Microbacterium immunditiarum genome:
- a CDS encoding IclR family transcriptional regulator, whose protein sequence is MSVDGSAASPARLGEKGLGLALEVLEQVAGHHHGITAADIARAVGAPRATVYRTVNALVRDGYLVRRPDFSGFLLGARVLELAAIVDAHRRPAHRDVLDGVRSATGEAVHLVVFHRSGLAIVDEDPTQPLSDRASFLSDPTRSAPGHVWLVEQPTRPEPPGVMVERWRVTPPSEVVSAIHAAYAARGYAEQVGGLSAGRGCLAVSITDDDGHAIGALTLSTPVSRFSLAARHLGALRDAARSLRALGQGHPVPFS, encoded by the coding sequence ATGAGCGTCGACGGGTCCGCGGCCTCCCCCGCCCGCCTCGGGGAGAAGGGGCTCGGGCTCGCCCTCGAAGTGCTCGAGCAGGTCGCAGGCCACCACCACGGCATCACGGCGGCCGACATCGCGCGAGCGGTCGGCGCGCCGCGCGCGACGGTCTACCGCACGGTCAACGCTCTCGTGCGGGACGGCTACCTCGTGCGCCGGCCGGACTTCTCCGGGTTCCTCCTCGGCGCACGCGTCCTCGAGCTCGCGGCCATCGTCGACGCGCACCGCCGCCCCGCGCATCGCGACGTGCTCGACGGGGTCCGAAGCGCGACGGGCGAAGCCGTCCACCTGGTCGTCTTCCACCGGTCGGGCCTCGCGATCGTCGACGAGGATCCGACCCAGCCGCTCTCCGACCGCGCGAGCTTCTTGAGCGACCCGACGCGCTCCGCGCCCGGTCACGTGTGGCTCGTCGAGCAGCCGACCCGGCCCGAGCCCCCGGGAGTCATGGTGGAGCGGTGGCGCGTGACGCCGCCGTCGGAGGTCGTGTCCGCGATCCACGCCGCCTACGCCGCGCGCGGCTACGCCGAGCAGGTCGGCGGGCTGTCGGCCGGTCGCGGATGCCTCGCCGTGTCGATCACCGACGACGACGGTCACGCGATCGGCGCCCTCACGCTCTCGACTCCCGTCTCGCGGTTCTCGCTCGCGGCCCGGCATCTCGGCGCGCTCCGTGACGCGGCTCGCTCGCTGCGGGCGCTCGGGCAGGGGCATCCGGTCCCCTTCTCCTGA
- a CDS encoding APC family permease, whose translation MSALADAIRRGRPRLDLTRESPFAGLHRRHASVVDVVAQSIAATAPAGVMLVHPGAQFGRSGSLAFTELVLTVGLVVAVALVIGMFSRRISSTGSLYTFTTRGLGPWAGIVGGSALAMGYLAIAMNTLSSGAMRIAGLVTSEPGSIAGVAVAVMVCTTVITAGVIARGLRMSTRILLVLETIAVAAVLAISFAALSSTGWDLAPLVPRPTEFSPDIVMVGIAFALIGFVGFESGAALGPESRRPFASVPRGILVSVFATGAVVLVGTAAQLALVADDPTGPWASAAGIGWFVDLIVATSFLACSLAMTNAATRLAFALSREGVIPGVFGRVSPRGVPAAGAILIALVVLSVPSAVLLLGGSRDDLRIVTSPAGMIGFLLAYALVCVAAPVFLARIGELTTGAAVLSTVAGTALLAVLCTAVASTTATDPIGLVAVLAILGLVSSAGMVRLRRGTGVIERVGVHDWAVASDTIGGDGEVPR comes from the coding sequence ATGAGCGCCCTCGCCGACGCGATCCGACGCGGACGGCCCCGTCTCGACCTCACGCGCGAGTCGCCGTTCGCGGGACTGCACCGCCGCCACGCGAGCGTCGTGGACGTCGTCGCGCAGTCCATCGCGGCCACGGCGCCGGCGGGCGTCATGCTCGTGCATCCGGGAGCCCAGTTCGGCCGGAGCGGCTCGCTCGCCTTCACCGAGCTCGTCCTCACGGTGGGCCTCGTCGTCGCGGTCGCGCTCGTGATCGGCATGTTCTCGCGCCGGATCTCAAGCACGGGGTCGCTGTACACCTTCACGACCCGCGGGCTCGGCCCCTGGGCCGGCATCGTCGGTGGCTCGGCGCTCGCGATGGGCTATCTCGCGATCGCGATGAACACCCTCTCCTCCGGCGCGATGCGGATCGCGGGACTGGTGACGAGCGAGCCCGGGTCGATCGCCGGCGTCGCGGTGGCGGTGATGGTGTGCACGACCGTGATCACCGCCGGGGTCATCGCCCGGGGGCTGCGGATGTCGACGCGGATCCTGCTCGTCCTCGAGACGATCGCGGTCGCGGCGGTCCTCGCGATCTCGTTCGCGGCGCTTTCGTCCACCGGCTGGGACCTCGCCCCGCTCGTGCCACGGCCCACGGAGTTCTCGCCCGACATCGTCATGGTCGGCATCGCGTTCGCGCTCATCGGGTTCGTGGGGTTCGAGAGCGGCGCCGCGCTCGGCCCGGAGTCGCGGCGTCCCTTCGCGTCCGTCCCGCGGGGCATCCTCGTGAGCGTCTTCGCGACCGGGGCGGTCGTCCTCGTCGGGACCGCGGCTCAGCTCGCACTCGTCGCCGACGACCCGACCGGGCCGTGGGCATCAGCCGCGGGCATCGGCTGGTTCGTCGACCTCATCGTCGCGACGTCGTTCCTCGCGTGCTCGCTCGCGATGACGAACGCCGCGACACGGCTTGCCTTCGCATTGAGCCGCGAAGGCGTCATCCCCGGGGTCTTCGGCCGGGTCTCGCCGCGCGGTGTGCCCGCGGCGGGCGCGATCCTCATCGCCCTCGTCGTCCTCTCCGTGCCGTCGGCCGTCCTGCTGCTGGGCGGATCGCGCGACGACCTGCGGATCGTCACATCACCAGCGGGAATGATCGGGTTCCTCCTCGCCTACGCCCTCGTGTGCGTCGCGGCGCCGGTCTTCCTCGCGCGCATCGGCGAGCTGACGACGGGCGCGGCGGTCCTGTCCACGGTCGCGGGCACCGCCCTCCTCGCAGTGCTCTGCACCGCCGTGGCGTCGACGACGGCGACCGACCCGATCGGGCTCGTCGCCGTGCTCGCCATCCTCGGCCTCGTCTCGTCCGCCGGGATGGTGCGCCTCCGGCGCGGCACGGGCGTCATCGAGAGAGTCGGCGTGCACGACTGGGCCGTCGCGTCGGACACGATCGGCGGGGACGGCGAGGTTCCGCGATGA
- a CDS encoding DUF305 domain-containing protein — translation MRTSRTVAAAGAVAALGVAAVLASAVTLGHVLPSSAPDAAQGTVAAAAVQPAYPIEADYCYVEAMVPHHEQALVLSELVLAASGVSDRTRALAEFIVADQTAEIEQMSAWLDAWARALPDTAGAASGHGADGGHAVTSPGVIAQGCGHDGHAAMMGMATDEQLAAFRSLTGAAAERTFLELMIVHHEGALEMARTAVTEGSNAFVRSSAKHVLVEQEREVGAMTAILETVS, via the coding sequence ATGCGCACCAGCAGAACCGTCGCGGCAGCAGGCGCTGTTGCGGCTCTCGGCGTCGCGGCCGTCCTCGCGTCGGCCGTGACGCTCGGTCACGTGCTGCCGTCGTCGGCGCCCGACGCCGCACAGGGAACGGTCGCGGCGGCCGCGGTGCAGCCGGCGTACCCGATCGAGGCCGACTACTGCTACGTCGAGGCGATGGTCCCGCACCACGAGCAGGCGCTCGTCCTCAGCGAGCTCGTGCTCGCGGCGTCGGGCGTCTCCGACCGCACGCGTGCGCTGGCCGAGTTCATCGTCGCGGACCAGACCGCCGAGATCGAGCAGATGAGCGCGTGGTTGGACGCATGGGCGCGTGCCCTTCCGGACACCGCGGGTGCGGCATCCGGTCATGGCGCAGACGGCGGTCACGCCGTCACGAGTCCCGGCGTGATCGCCCAGGGATGCGGACATGACGGGCACGCGGCGATGATGGGCATGGCGACCGACGAGCAGCTCGCCGCATTCCGCTCGCTCACCGGTGCGGCGGCGGAGCGCACGTTCCTCGAGCTCATGATCGTGCACCACGAAGGCGCCCTGGAGATGGCGAGGACCGCCGTGACCGAGGGGTCGAACGCGTTCGTCCGCTCCTCGGCCAAGCACGTGCTCGTCGAGCAGGAGCGCGAGGTCGGCGCGATGACGGCGATCCTCGAGACGGTGTCATGA
- the lepB gene encoding signal peptidase I has translation MMSPRARRMRAAATLTATLLPFALGAAAVLSVGIARVENDSMSPTLATGDVLVFDRVAAPARGDIVIFADTAGWSERPGALLVKRVIGNAGDRVVCCEVGTGRLLVDGAPQDEPYETGDRPGGVVPFEVAVPEGAVWVMGDNRGASRDSRSGLHTPRRGAVPLEDVLGVVRFSWPGEGG, from the coding sequence ATGATGTCGCCGCGGGCGCGACGGATGCGCGCGGCTGCCACGCTCACCGCGACCCTGCTGCCGTTCGCGCTCGGGGCGGCCGCCGTCCTGTCGGTCGGGATCGCCCGTGTCGAGAACGACTCGATGAGTCCCACGCTCGCGACGGGCGATGTGCTCGTGTTCGACCGCGTCGCGGCTCCCGCGCGCGGCGACATCGTGATCTTCGCCGACACCGCCGGATGGTCGGAGCGACCCGGAGCGCTGCTCGTCAAGCGTGTGATCGGCAACGCGGGCGACCGCGTCGTGTGCTGCGAGGTCGGCACCGGACGGCTCCTCGTCGACGGCGCGCCGCAGGACGAGCCGTACGAGACCGGCGACAGGCCGGGCGGAGTCGTCCCGTTCGAGGTGGCCGTGCCGGAAGGCGCCGTGTGGGTCATGGGCGACAACCGGGGGGCGTCACGGGACTCGCGTTCGGGGCTGCACACCCCGCGCCGAGGGGCGGTCCCGCTCGAGGATGTGCTGGGCGTCGTGCGGTTCTCGTGGCCCGGAGAAGGGGGATGA